A section of the Streptomyces sp. CG1 genome encodes:
- a CDS encoding AAA family ATPase, whose translation MSATSASATSASVRPTTAESSDGESAQALRPHAEHAFAAELTALAAQDDRPRPARWKLSPWAVATYLLGGTLPDGTVITPKYVGPRRIVEVAVTTLATDRALLLLGVPGTAKTWVSEHLAAAVSGDSTLLVQGTAGTPEEAIRYGWNYAQLLAHGPSRDALVPSPVMRAMAEGMTARVEELTRIPADVQDTLITILSEKTLPVPELGQEVQAVRGFNVIATANDRDRGVNDLSSALRRRFNTVVLPLPESADAEVDIVTRRVDQIGRSLDLPAAPDGIEEIRRVVTVFRELRDGITADGRTKLKSPSGTLSTAEAISVVTHGLALSAHFGDGVLRPADVAAGILGAVVRDPAADRVVWQEYLETVVREREGWTDFYRACREVSA comes from the coding sequence ATGTCTGCCACGTCTGCGTCTGCCACGTCTGCGTCCGTGCGACCGACCACCGCCGAATCGAGCGACGGCGAAAGCGCACAGGCGCTGCGCCCGCACGCCGAGCACGCCTTCGCCGCCGAACTGACCGCGCTCGCCGCGCAGGACGACCGCCCGCGCCCGGCTCGCTGGAAACTGTCGCCGTGGGCGGTGGCGACGTATCTGCTCGGCGGCACCCTCCCGGACGGCACGGTGATCACACCCAAGTACGTGGGACCGCGCCGGATCGTCGAGGTCGCGGTCACCACGCTCGCCACCGACCGCGCCCTCCTGCTGCTCGGCGTGCCCGGCACCGCCAAGACCTGGGTGTCGGAGCACCTGGCCGCCGCCGTCAGCGGCGACTCGACCCTGCTGGTGCAGGGCACGGCCGGCACCCCGGAGGAGGCGATCCGCTACGGCTGGAACTACGCGCAGCTGCTCGCGCACGGACCGAGCCGCGACGCCCTCGTGCCGAGCCCCGTCATGCGTGCCATGGCCGAGGGGATGACGGCCAGGGTGGAGGAGCTGACCCGTATCCCGGCCGATGTGCAGGACACGCTGATCACGATCCTGTCCGAGAAGACCCTGCCCGTCCCGGAGTTGGGCCAGGAGGTGCAGGCGGTCCGCGGGTTCAACGTCATCGCCACCGCCAACGACCGTGACAGAGGAGTCAACGACCTCTCCAGCGCGCTGCGCCGCCGCTTCAATACCGTGGTGCTGCCGCTGCCGGAGAGCGCCGACGCCGAGGTCGACATCGTCACCCGCCGCGTCGACCAGATCGGCCGCTCCCTCGACCTGCCGGCCGCGCCCGACGGCATCGAGGAGATCCGCCGGGTCGTCACCGTCTTCCGCGAGCTGCGCGACGGCATCACCGCCGACGGCCGCACCAAGCTGAAGTCGCCCAGCGGCACGCTCTCCACGGCCGAGGCGATCTCCGTCGTCACCCATGGCCTCGCTCTGTCCGCGCACTTCGGTGACGGCGTACTGCGCCCGGCCGACGTCGCCGCCGGCATCCTCGGCGCCGTCGTACGCGACCCGGCGGCCGACCGGGTCGTCTGGCAGGAGTACCTGGAGACCGTCGTCCGCGAGCGCGAGGGCTGGACGGACTTCTACCGCGCGTGCCGGGAGGTGAGCGCATGA